The sequence below is a genomic window from Synergistaceae bacterium.
CACTAGGGCGGTTATGCCCTCTTTTATTCCAAGAAGCTGGCTAAGGCTCTTGGTATTATTCATAAATACCCCCTACTTTAAAAAGGTCTAGTTAAACTAATAGGTCTTAGTGGCATTTTATAGGACTTTTATCATTTTGACAAACCTAGTCCTTTTTAAGACTAGCTCTCTTCCATGCTAGCATTTTTTCTCAGTACCATACAAAGGGGAAAACAGTCTACCCCCTGCCTATCACAATGGCTACAACCAAAAACTTTTGGACACTTCCCCATATCCAGTCCCTCAAAACCAAATTTTCTAAAAAACTCTG
It includes:
- a CDS encoding GNAT family N-acetyltransferase codes for the protein AGLARRGGYLIIDAIAVDRDYQGQGLGRKLMKELLNYPREEDLYLVAQVPEFFRKFGFEGLDMGKCPKVFGCSHCDRQGVDCFPLCMVLRKNASMEES